A genome region from Mycobacterium florentinum includes the following:
- a CDS encoding DUF1304 domain-containing protein, with protein MITAGLAFAALAALLHVYIFTMESLTWTSPRTRAAFGTTPEEAETTKLLAFNQGFYNLFLGIVAGIGIAEFAMRHQAVGAALVFAGVGSMAAAAVVLVVSAPDKARAAVTQGIFPLISIVLLVIGLAT; from the coding sequence ATGATCACCGCCGGATTGGCGTTCGCCGCGCTTGCGGCGCTGCTGCACGTCTACATCTTCACGATGGAGTCGTTGACCTGGACCTCACCGCGTACCCGCGCCGCCTTCGGCACGACACCGGAGGAGGCGGAGACCACCAAGCTGCTCGCCTTCAACCAGGGCTTTTACAACCTTTTCCTGGGGATCGTCGCCGGCATAGGGATCGCCGAGTTCGCGATGAGACATCAGGCGGTGGGCGCCGCGCTGGTCTTCGCCGGCGTCGGATCCATGGCCGCGGCCGCGGTCGTCCTCGTGGTGTCGGCACCGGACAAGGCCCGGGCGGCCGTGACGCAGGGCATATTCCCGTTGATCTCGATCGTGCTGCTGGTGATCGGCCTCGCTACATAA
- the ruvB gene encoding Holliday junction branch migration DNA helicase RuvB, with protein sequence MSDDYSEDHADRDLSPALTVGEGDIDVSLRPRSLREFIGQSRVREQLQLVLEGAKNRGGTPDHILLSGPPGLGKTSLAMIIAAELGSSLRVTSGPALERAGDLAAMLSNLVEHDVLFIDEIHRIARPAEEMLYLAMEDFRVDVVVGKGPGATSIPLEVAPFTLVGATTRSGALTGPLRDRFGFTAHMDFYEPADLERVLARSAGILGIELGAEAGAEIARRSRGTPRIANRLLRRVRDFAEVRADGVITRDVAKSALEVYDVDELGLDRLDRAVLSALTRSFGGGPVGVSTLAVAVGEEATTVEEVCEPFLVRAGMVARTPRGRVATAQAWTHLGMTPPAGATGLAQPGLFE encoded by the coding sequence ATGAGCGACGACTATTCCGAGGACCATGCCGATCGCGACCTGTCCCCGGCGCTGACCGTCGGAGAGGGCGACATCGACGTCAGCCTGCGGCCCCGGTCGCTGCGGGAGTTCATCGGCCAGTCGCGGGTCCGCGAACAGTTGCAGCTGGTCCTCGAGGGCGCCAAAAACCGTGGTGGCACGCCGGATCACATCCTGCTGTCCGGGCCGCCGGGGTTGGGTAAGACGTCGCTGGCGATGATCATCGCCGCCGAACTCGGGTCCTCGCTGCGGGTCACCTCGGGGCCCGCGCTCGAGCGCGCCGGCGACCTGGCCGCGATGCTGTCGAACCTGGTCGAGCACGACGTGTTGTTCATCGACGAGATCCACCGCATCGCCCGGCCGGCCGAGGAGATGCTCTACCTCGCCATGGAGGACTTCCGGGTCGACGTCGTGGTGGGCAAAGGCCCTGGGGCAACGTCGATTCCGCTCGAGGTGGCGCCGTTCACCCTGGTCGGTGCGACCACCCGGTCCGGCGCGCTGACCGGGCCGCTGCGTGACCGCTTCGGTTTCACCGCGCACATGGATTTCTATGAGCCGGCCGATCTGGAGCGGGTGCTGGCGCGGTCGGCCGGGATCCTCGGCATCGAGCTGGGCGCCGAGGCCGGCGCGGAGATCGCCCGGCGTTCCCGCGGCACGCCCCGGATCGCCAACCGCCTGCTGCGCCGGGTCCGGGACTTCGCCGAGGTGCGGGCCGACGGGGTGATCACCCGCGACGTCGCCAAGTCCGCGCTGGAGGTCTACGACGTCGACGAGCTCGGGCTGGACCGGCTGGACCGTGCGGTGTTGTCGGCGCTGACCCGAAGCTTCGGCGGCGGACCGGTCGGGGTTTCGACGCTCGCGGTGGCGGTCGGGGAGGAGGCGACCACCGTCGAGGAGGTGTGTGAGCCGTTCCTGGTGCGTGCCGGCATGGTCGCGCGGACGCCGCGCGGCCGGGTGGCCACCGCGCAGGCCTGGACTCATCTGGGTATGACACCGCCGGCCGGGGCCACCGGCCTGGCCCAACCCGGACTGTTTGAATAG
- the ruvA gene encoding Holliday junction branch migration protein RuvA, translating into MIASVRGEVLQVALDHVVIEAGGVGYRVNATPSTLATLRHGSEARLITAMIVREDSQTLYGFVDGETRDLFLTLLSVSGVGPRLAMATLAVHDAAALRQALADGDVTALTRVPGIGKRGAERMVLELRDKIYAAGAPAAAPAGAGLNGHAVRGPVIEALVGLGFAAKQAEDATDNVLAASREKGEQATTSDALRAALSLLGKSK; encoded by the coding sequence ATGATCGCCTCGGTGCGCGGTGAGGTGCTGCAGGTGGCGCTCGATCACGTGGTGATCGAAGCCGGCGGCGTCGGCTACCGGGTGAACGCGACGCCGTCGACGCTGGCGACGCTGCGCCACGGCAGCGAAGCCCGCCTGATCACCGCGATGATCGTGCGCGAGGATTCACAGACCCTGTACGGCTTTGTCGACGGCGAGACCCGCGACCTGTTCCTGACGCTGCTGTCGGTGTCGGGTGTCGGGCCGCGGCTGGCGATGGCGACGCTGGCCGTGCACGACGCCGCGGCGCTGCGCCAGGCGCTGGCCGACGGCGACGTCACCGCGCTGACCCGGGTGCCCGGCATCGGAAAGCGCGGCGCCGAGCGCATGGTTCTCGAGTTGCGCGACAAGATCTATGCGGCCGGCGCGCCCGCGGCGGCGCCGGCGGGCGCGGGTCTCAATGGCCACGCGGTGCGGGGCCCGGTGATCGAGGCGCTGGTCGGCCTGGGCTTCGCGGCCAAGCAGGCCGAGGACGCCACCGACAACGTGCTGGCGGCCAGCCGCGAAAAGGGCGAGCAGGCAACGACTTCCGACGCGTTGCGGGCCGCGCTCTCGTTGCTGGGCAAGTCCAAATGA
- the ruvC gene encoding crossover junction endodeoxyribonuclease RuvC — protein sequence MRVMGVDPGLTRCGLSVVETGRGRNIVALDVDVVRTPSDAALPKRLLTISDAVEHWLDTHHPDVIAIERVFAQHNVSTVMGTAQAGGVIALAAAKRDIDVHFHTPSEVKAAVTGNGTADKAQVTAMVTRILELQAKPTPADAADALALAICHCWRAPMLARMATAEAMAAQQRQTYRAKLAAKAKAAKAGAGR from the coding sequence ATGCGCGTGATGGGCGTCGACCCCGGACTGACCCGGTGCGGGCTGTCCGTGGTCGAAACCGGGCGCGGCCGCAATATCGTCGCGCTGGATGTCGACGTGGTCCGTACCCCGTCGGATGCCGCGCTGCCCAAACGACTGCTGACCATCAGCGACGCCGTCGAGCATTGGCTGGATACGCATCATCCCGACGTGATCGCGATCGAGCGGGTGTTCGCCCAGCACAATGTGTCGACCGTGATGGGCACCGCGCAGGCCGGTGGCGTGATCGCGCTGGCGGCGGCCAAACGCGACATCGACGTGCACTTCCATACCCCCAGCGAGGTCAAGGCCGCGGTCACCGGCAACGGCACCGCCGACAAGGCTCAGGTCACCGCGATGGTCACCAGAATCCTTGAGCTGCAAGCCAAACCGACGCCGGCCGACGCGGCCGATGCGCTGGCACTGGCCATCTGCCATTGCTGGAGGGCGCCGATGCTTGCCCGGATGGCGACGGCCGAGGCGATGGCCGCGCAACAGCGCCAGACCTATCGCGCCAAGCTGGCGGCGAAGGCCAAGGCCGCCAAGGCGGGAGCGGGCCGATGA
- a CDS encoding DUF4178 domain-containing protein — protein sequence MGTVLVVLAAVLFIASIVVLVIASRRPKARAAPRGRRDPLSFDAMPQFGPRQLGPGAIVSYGGIDYVVRGSLTFREGPFVWWEHLLEGGDLPTWFAVEEDDGRLELVMWVTRKDITLQPGDQYLVDGMAFHETERGRASYTTEGTTGLPAGGEMEFVDCANADQSVLLSFERWAPGTPWEISTGKPVSPGELTVYPAPAPGTA from the coding sequence GTGGGAACAGTGCTGGTAGTGCTGGCCGCGGTGCTGTTCATCGCGTCCATCGTGGTGCTCGTCATCGCGTCGCGGCGGCCCAAGGCTCGGGCTGCGCCGCGCGGGCGCCGCGACCCCCTGTCGTTCGACGCGATGCCGCAATTCGGGCCCCGCCAGCTGGGTCCGGGCGCCATCGTCAGCTATGGCGGCATCGACTACGTGGTCCGCGGGTCGCTGACGTTCCGCGAGGGACCGTTCGTGTGGTGGGAGCACCTGCTGGAGGGCGGCGACCTGCCGACGTGGTTCGCGGTCGAAGAGGACGACGGGCGCCTCGAGCTCGTCATGTGGGTCACCCGCAAGGACATCACGTTGCAACCCGGTGACCAGTATCTGGTCGACGGGATGGCGTTTCACGAGACGGAACGCGGCCGGGCCTCGTACACGACCGAGGGCACGACGGGCCTGCCGGCCGGCGGCGAGATGGAGTTCGTCGACTGCGCCAACGCCGACCAGAGCGTGCTGCTCTCCTTCGAGCGCTGGGCGCCCGGCACGCCCTGGGAGATCTCGACGGGCAAGCCGGTGTCGCCGGGCGAGCTCACCGTCTACCCGGCGCCCGCGCCGGGTACCGCGTAG
- a CDS encoding DUF2617 family protein, producing MPLYQLAVAPADVSGSRLRLALNAPAPPLLASHSLRHPDGGALRLGVLGASHLVTIEHAASTFSEQVSCTADSETGKLPEHAEASGYSLESATAMHDEATFRRLARELRERCRAETCWLGGTFPGDDAALTVLAAEPDGPGWRWQTWHLYPHNPLGSGGEVVQTASRWRP from the coding sequence GTGCCGCTCTATCAGCTCGCCGTAGCTCCGGCCGACGTGTCCGGGAGCAGGCTGCGGCTCGCACTCAACGCGCCCGCACCGCCGCTGCTGGCCAGCCATTCGCTGCGGCATCCCGATGGCGGCGCGCTGCGGCTCGGGGTGCTCGGCGCCTCCCACCTCGTCACGATCGAGCACGCCGCCAGCACCTTCTCCGAGCAGGTGTCCTGCACCGCCGACAGCGAGACCGGCAAGCTGCCCGAGCACGCCGAGGCCTCCGGGTACTCGCTGGAATCGGCCACCGCCATGCACGACGAAGCGACGTTTCGCCGGCTGGCGCGCGAGCTGCGCGAGCGGTGCCGAGCCGAAACCTGTTGGCTCGGCGGAACATTCCCCGGCGATGACGCCGCACTGACCGTGCTGGCCGCCGAACCCGACGGCCCGGGCTGGCGCTGGCAGACGTGGCACCTGTACCCGCACAACCCTCTTGGTTCCGGCGGTGAAGTGGTCCAGACCGCGAGCCGGTGGCGACCGTGA
- a CDS encoding DUF4247 domain-containing protein produces MSRKHLFWLAGGLALASVVSLIIGIILLQKDIGKYIASNYREYARDVNGTRYLCSGSPDQVADTLADYQEPEARADNDNNDYLRYSDNIVTVGPDGNHPCSIRVESLGAGYSHGSYVFLGPGFSPGSPSSGSGGSPGGPGGTK; encoded by the coding sequence GTGAGCCGCAAACACCTGTTCTGGCTGGCCGGTGGGCTCGCCCTGGCGTCGGTGGTGTCGCTGATCATCGGAATCATATTGCTGCAGAAGGATATTGGGAAGTACATCGCGAGCAACTATCGAGAGTACGCTCGCGACGTCAACGGGACGCGCTACCTGTGCAGCGGATCGCCCGATCAGGTGGCCGACACGCTCGCGGACTATCAGGAACCCGAGGCCCGCGCCGACAACGACAACAACGACTACCTGCGCTACAGCGACAACATCGTGACCGTCGGCCCGGATGGCAACCACCCGTGCAGCATTCGCGTCGAAAGCCTCGGCGCCGGATACAGCCACGGCTCCTATGTCTTCCTCGGCCCCGGGTTCAGTCCCGGATCCCCGTCGAGCGGTTCCGGCGGCAGTCCCGGCGGCCCGGGTGGAACCAAATAG
- a CDS encoding DUF350 domain-containing protein, whose product MYLAFDIGNVDLDPVLKGVVATLLYFVVGMAVLLVGFYMVDVLTPGKLRQLVFVDRRPNAVVVASAMYISLTTVIVSAIVNSYSQLAQGLVGVAVYGLMGVILLGIALLTLHLVIPGSFHEHIDEPELHPGSFAVALMLLAVGGVTAAAVS is encoded by the coding sequence GTGTACCTCGCCTTCGATATCGGAAACGTGGATCTCGACCCCGTGCTGAAGGGCGTCGTCGCGACGCTGTTGTACTTCGTCGTCGGGATGGCCGTCCTGCTCGTCGGCTTCTACATGGTCGACGTGCTGACCCCGGGCAAGCTGCGCCAGCTGGTGTTCGTAGATCGCCGCCCCAACGCCGTCGTGGTCGCCAGTGCGATGTACATCTCGCTGACCACCGTGATCGTCAGCGCCATCGTGAACAGCTACAGTCAATTGGCTCAGGGACTCGTCGGCGTCGCGGTGTACGGGTTGATGGGCGTGATCCTGTTGGGAATCGCGCTGCTGACCCTGCATCTGGTGATCCCGGGCAGTTTCCACGAGCACATCGACGAGCCCGAGCTGCATCCCGGCTCGTTCGCGGTGGCGCTGATGCTGTTGGCGGTCGGAGGAGTAACGGCCGCCGCGGTCTCATGA
- a CDS encoding polyamine aminopropyltransferase, with translation MTATQEAARPAAPSIRWRALLLAAVAACAACGIIYELALLTLSASLNGGGIVATSLIVAGYIAALGVGALLVKPLLRHAGIVFVAVEALLGIIGGLSAAALYAVFAFLDGAIGSTWVLALSTALIGGLVGAEVPLLMTLLQRGRTAGATDSGRTLANLNAADYLGALVGGLVWPFALLPHLGMIRGAAATGVINLVAAAIVAMFLLRRVISTAQLATALCALTAALGLLIVLLVHAHDIETTSRQRLYADPIVAYRHTAYQEIVVTRRGNDTRLYLDGGLQFSTRDEYRYTESLVYPTLGRGAHSVLVLGGGDGLAARELLRQHGIDKIVQVELDPAVIEIARTTLREANAGALDNPRVCVVIDDAMRWLRAAHPELRPRDGFDAVIVDLPDPDTPVLGRLYSTEFYALVAHALSPNGLVVVQAGSPFSTPTAFWRTVSSMRSAGYAVTPYHVHVPTFGDWGFALARPGDAAPIPTMPADAPSLRYLNPQVLQAATVFSDDIAPRPLEPSTLDNPRIVEDMRHGYD, from the coding sequence ATGACCGCCACGCAGGAAGCCGCGCGACCGGCGGCGCCGTCGATACGCTGGCGGGCGCTGTTGCTCGCCGCCGTGGCGGCCTGCGCGGCCTGCGGCATCATCTACGAATTGGCGCTGCTGACGCTGTCGGCCAGCCTGAACGGCGGCGGCATCGTCGCCACCTCGCTGATCGTCGCGGGCTACATCGCGGCGCTGGGCGTGGGCGCACTGCTGGTCAAACCGCTGCTGCGGCATGCGGGCATCGTCTTCGTCGCGGTCGAGGCGCTGCTGGGCATCATCGGTGGGCTGTCGGCCGCGGCGCTGTACGCGGTGTTCGCGTTCCTGGACGGCGCGATCGGGTCGACGTGGGTGCTGGCGCTGAGCACCGCGCTGATCGGCGGCCTGGTCGGCGCCGAGGTGCCGCTGCTGATGACGCTGCTGCAGCGTGGGCGCACCGCCGGCGCCACCGATTCCGGCCGCACGCTGGCCAATCTCAATGCGGCCGACTATCTGGGGGCGCTGGTCGGCGGGCTGGTCTGGCCATTCGCGCTGCTGCCGCATCTCGGGATGATCCGCGGCGCGGCGGCCACCGGCGTCATCAACCTCGTCGCGGCGGCCATCGTGGCGATGTTCCTGCTGCGGCGGGTGATCTCCACCGCGCAGCTGGCCACGGCGCTGTGCGCCCTGACCGCCGCCCTCGGGCTGCTGATCGTGCTGCTGGTGCACGCGCACGACATCGAAACGACAAGCCGCCAAAGGCTTTACGCCGACCCGATCGTCGCCTACCGGCACACCGCCTACCAGGAGATCGTGGTCACCCGCCGCGGCAACGACACCCGGCTGTATCTGGACGGCGGTTTGCAGTTCTCCACCCGCGACGAATACCGCTACACCGAGAGCCTCGTCTATCCCACACTCGGCAGGGGCGCACACTCGGTGCTGGTGCTGGGTGGCGGCGACGGGCTGGCCGCACGAGAGCTGTTGCGCCAGCACGGAATCGACAAGATCGTGCAGGTGGAGCTCGATCCCGCGGTGATCGAGATCGCCCGCACCACCCTGCGTGAGGCCAATGCCGGTGCGCTGGACAATCCGCGGGTTTGCGTCGTGATCGACGACGCGATGCGCTGGCTTCGGGCCGCCCACCCGGAGCTGCGACCGCGCGATGGCTTCGACGCGGTCATCGTCGACCTGCCCGACCCGGACACCCCGGTGCTGGGCCGGCTGTATTCAACCGAGTTCTATGCCCTTGTCGCGCATGCACTTTCACCCAACGGGCTGGTCGTGGTCCAGGCCGGCAGCCCGTTTTCCACACCGACCGCCTTCTGGCGCACGGTGTCTTCCATGCGTTCGGCGGGGTATGCGGTCACGCCCTACCACGTGCATGTGCCGACGTTCGGTGACTGGGGTTTCGCGTTGGCGCGCCCCGGTGACGCGGCGCCGATTCCCACCATGCCCGCCGACGCGCCGTCGCTGCGCTACCTCAATCCGCAAGTGCTCCAAGCCGCCACGGTGTTCTCCGACGACATCGCGCCGCGCCCGCTCGAACCGTCAACGCTGGACAACCCGCGCATCGTCGAGGACATGCGCCACGGCTACGACTAG
- a CDS encoding YebC/PmpR family DNA-binding transcriptional regulator, which produces MSGHSKWATTKHQKAVKDARRGKEFARLIKNIEVAARTGGGDPAGNPTLYDAIQKAKKTSVPNDNIERARKRGAGEEAGGADYQTIMYEGYGPNGVAVLIECLTDNRNRAAGEVRVAVTRNGGNMADPGSVSYLFTRKGVVTLEKNGLSEDDVLTAVLDAGAEDVNDLGESFEVISEPTDLVAVRTALQEAGIDYDSAEASFQPSVSVPVDVDGARRVFKLVDALEESDDVQNVWTNVDLSDEVLAALDED; this is translated from the coding sequence ATGAGCGGCCATTCCAAGTGGGCGACCACGAAGCACCAAAAGGCCGTCAAGGACGCGCGCCGCGGCAAGGAGTTCGCCCGGCTGATCAAGAACATCGAGGTCGCCGCCCGAACCGGCGGTGGTGACCCGGCGGGCAATCCGACGCTGTATGACGCCATTCAGAAGGCGAAGAAGACCTCGGTGCCCAACGACAACATCGAGCGCGCCCGCAAGCGCGGTGCCGGTGAGGAAGCCGGTGGCGCCGATTACCAGACGATCATGTACGAGGGCTACGGCCCCAACGGCGTCGCGGTGCTGATCGAGTGCCTGACCGACAACCGCAACCGCGCGGCCGGGGAGGTCCGGGTGGCGGTTACCCGCAACGGCGGCAACATGGCCGATCCCGGGTCGGTGTCCTACCTGTTCACCCGCAAGGGTGTGGTCACGCTGGAGAAGAACGGCCTGAGCGAGGACGACGTGCTGACCGCCGTGCTCGACGCCGGCGCCGAGGACGTCAACGATCTCGGCGAGAGCTTCGAGGTGATCTCCGAGCCGACCGATCTGGTCGCGGTGCGCACCGCGCTGCAGGAGGCCGGCATCGACTACGACTCGGCCGAGGCCAGCTTCCAGCCGTCCGTGAGCGTGCCCGTCGACGTCGACGGCGCCCGTAGGGTGTTCAAGCTGGTCGATGCGCTCGAAGAGAGCGACGACGTGCAGAACGTCTGGACCAACGTCGACCTGTCGGACGAGGTGCTGGCCGCTCTCGACGAGGACTAG
- the pdxT gene encoding pyridoxal 5'-phosphate synthase glutaminase subunit PdxT: MSRPRIGVLALQGDTREHLAALRDAGAESMPVRRRSEIESIDGLVIPGGESTTMSHLLLDLDLLEPLRARLADGLPAYGACAGMIMLASEILDAGANGRQALPLGAIDMTVRRNAFGRQVDSFEGDVEFAGLQSPVRAVFIRAPWVERVGDGVQVLARAAGHVVAVRQGPKLATAFHPEMTGDRRIHQLFVDIVTGRS; this comes from the coding sequence GTGAGCCGCCCGAGGATCGGCGTGCTGGCGCTGCAAGGCGACACCCGGGAGCATCTGGCGGCGCTGCGCGACGCCGGAGCCGAGTCGATGCCGGTGCGCCGCCGCAGCGAGATCGAGTCGATCGACGGGCTGGTCATCCCGGGCGGGGAATCCACCACGATGAGCCACCTGCTGCTCGATTTGGACCTGCTCGAGCCGTTGCGGGCGCGGCTTGCCGACGGGCTGCCTGCCTACGGCGCATGCGCCGGAATGATCATGCTGGCCAGCGAGATCCTCGATGCCGGCGCCAACGGCCGCCAGGCGCTCCCGTTGGGTGCGATCGATATGACTGTGCGGCGCAACGCTTTTGGACGTCAGGTCGATTCGTTCGAGGGCGACGTCGAGTTCGCGGGATTACAGAGCCCGGTGCGGGCGGTGTTCATCCGGGCGCCGTGGGTCGAGCGAGTCGGCGACGGCGTGCAGGTGCTGGCCAGGGCGGCGGGACACGTGGTCGCGGTTCGGCAGGGGCCGAAGCTGGCGACGGCGTTTCACCCGGAGATGACGGGGGACCGGCGCATCCATCAGCTGTTCGTCGACATCGTTACTGGCCGCAGCTAG
- the tesB gene encoding acyl-CoA thioesterase II: MAIEEILDLEQLEVNIYRGSVFSPESGFLQRTFGGHVAGQSLVSAVRTVDPRYQVHSLHGYFLRPGDPREPTVFLVERTRDGGSFATRRVNAIQHGEIIFNMGASFQTDQEGIHHQDPMPAAPPPDGLPGLDSIKVFDDAGFKQFEEWDVCIVPRDRLELLPGKASQQQVWFRHRDPLPDDPVLHICALAYMSDLTLLGSAQVTHLDVREHLQVASLDHAMWFMRAFRADEWLLYDQSSPSASGGRSLCQGKIFTQSGEMVAAVMQEGLTRFKRGYQS, encoded by the coding sequence GTGGCGATCGAAGAGATCCTTGATCTCGAGCAGCTCGAGGTCAACATCTACCGGGGCAGCGTCTTCAGCCCGGAATCGGGATTTCTGCAGCGCACCTTCGGGGGCCACGTCGCCGGGCAGTCCCTGGTCTCGGCGGTGCGCACCGTCGACCCGCGCTACCAGGTGCACTCGCTGCACGGCTACTTCCTGCGGCCCGGAGACCCAAGAGAGCCCACGGTTTTCCTCGTCGAGCGCACCCGCGACGGCGGCTCGTTCGCCACCCGGCGGGTCAACGCGATCCAGCACGGCGAGATCATTTTCAACATGGGCGCGTCCTTCCAGACCGATCAGGAAGGCATCCACCACCAGGACCCGATGCCGGCCGCGCCACCGCCCGACGGCCTGCCCGGGCTGGACTCGATCAAGGTTTTCGACGATGCCGGGTTCAAGCAGTTCGAGGAGTGGGACGTCTGCATCGTGCCGCGTGATCGCTTGGAGTTGTTGCCCGGCAAGGCATCTCAGCAACAGGTGTGGTTCCGGCACCGTGACCCGCTGCCCGACGACCCGGTGCTGCACATCTGCGCGCTGGCCTACATGAGCGACCTCACGTTGCTGGGGTCGGCGCAGGTCACCCACCTCGACGTGCGCGAGCATCTGCAGGTGGCCTCGCTGGACCACGCGATGTGGTTCATGCGCGCGTTCCGGGCCGACGAGTGGCTGCTCTACGACCAGTCCTCGCCGTCGGCCAGCGGCGGTCGCTCGCTGTGTCAGGGCAAGATCTTCACCCAGTCCGGCGAGATGGTCGCGGCGGTCATGCAGGAGGGGCTGACCCGCTTCAAACGCGGATACCAGTCGTGA
- the pdxS gene encoding pyridoxal 5'-phosphate synthase lyase subunit PdxS — MVRGEKGLVDSGAQSSQPVTGTARVKRGMAEMLKGGVIMDVVTPEQARIAEGAGAVAVMALERVPADIRAQGGVSRMSDPDMIEGIISAVTIPVMAKARIGHFVEAQILQSLGVDYVDESEVLTPADYTHHIDKWKFTVPFVCGATNLGEALRRINEGAAMIRSKGEAGTGDVSNATTHMRAIGGEIRRLTSLSEDELFVAAKELQAPYDLVVEVARAGKLPVTLFTAGGIATPADAAMMMQLGAEGVFVGSGIFKSGDPAQRAAAIVKATTFFDDPDVLAKVSRGLGEAMVGINVEEIAQPHRLAERGW, encoded by the coding sequence ATGGTTCGAGGAGAGAAGGGGCTAGTGGACAGCGGCGCACAGTCGAGCCAGCCAGTGACGGGAACGGCGCGCGTCAAGCGCGGCATGGCCGAAATGCTCAAGGGCGGCGTGATCATGGACGTCGTCACCCCGGAGCAGGCCCGCATCGCGGAGGGCGCCGGCGCCGTCGCGGTGATGGCGCTGGAGCGAGTACCCGCCGACATCCGCGCCCAGGGCGGGGTGTCGCGAATGAGCGACCCCGACATGATCGAGGGCATCATCTCCGCGGTGACCATCCCGGTGATGGCCAAGGCGCGCATCGGGCATTTCGTCGAGGCGCAGATTCTGCAGAGCCTCGGCGTGGATTACGTCGACGAATCCGAGGTGCTCACCCCCGCCGACTACACCCACCACATCGACAAGTGGAAGTTCACCGTGCCGTTCGTGTGCGGCGCAACCAATCTCGGTGAGGCACTGCGGCGTATCAACGAGGGCGCGGCGATGATCCGCTCCAAGGGCGAGGCCGGCACCGGTGACGTGTCCAACGCGACCACGCACATGCGCGCCATCGGCGGCGAGATCCGTCGCCTGACATCCTTGTCTGAGGACGAATTGTTCGTTGCGGCAAAGGAATTGCAAGCGCCCTACGATCTCGTCGTCGAGGTGGCCCGGGCGGGCAAGTTGCCGGTCACGCTGTTCACCGCCGGCGGCATCGCCACCCCGGCCGACGCGGCGATGATGATGCAGCTCGGTGCCGAGGGCGTATTCGTCGGGTCGGGCATCTTCAAGTCCGGCGATCCCGCGCAGCGCGCCGCCGCGATCGTCAAGGCCACCACGTTCTTCGACGATCCGGATGTGCTGGCCAAGGTTTCGCGCGGCCTGGGCGAGGCGATGGTGGGTATCAACGTCGAGGAGATCGCCCAGCCGCATCGCCTGGCCGAACGCGGCTGGTAA